AAGATGACTCTAGACCTCTAGCAGCCTCCTAATGAAATACTGTGTCGTTCCTTCCCcaccactctcaaaggagctgtaAGGAAGTGGTTCACAAAGTTACCAACATCGTTTATCGACAGCTTCGAGCAGTTGAGCAATGCCTTTCTGCGTAATTTTGTTGGAGGACAACATTCGAAGCGGCCAGCAGACCACTTACTCACTATTAGACAAGGGGAGAAAGAAACCCTGAGGTCGTACGTGAAACGCTTTACTTGGGAGACCCTGGAGGTAGACGAAGCTGACGACAAGGTGTAGTTGACGACCTTTAAAGCCGGATTGAAATCCAGGGAATTCGTGGTCTCACTAGCAAAGAATCCTCCCAAGACGATGGCAGAGATGCTCTTGAAGGCacaaaagtacatgaatgctAAAGATGCTTCAGCCGCCATAAAGGAAATGGAAAAGCCAGGAGACAAGGGAAGGAAGGAAGACGATCGCAGAGGATGAAAAAGGGAGCGCTCAGATTGTCAGACTAGTAACGAGAGTAAAAGAAAGGACGAAAAAAATCCCCGAACGGTAAAATTAACTCCTTTAGTTATGCTTGCTGACAAAATTTTggtgcagattaaggacgagcattatctcaaatggGCAAGGCCATTACATTCGTCGCCCAACATGCGTGACAAAAAAAAGTACTGTTGGTTCCACAAGGATCATGGTCACTACACAGAAGATTGCAAAGACCTGAAGGAGCAGATAGAGGAGCTTATACAGAAGGGAAAACTACAGAAGTATGTGAAGAAGGGGGAGTCTAGCAGGTTCAGAGACGATAACAAAAACTGGTGCGAACCCTCGCCTAGAGACGAGGATCACACGTTCTAACATCCGCAGAAtgtgatcggggagataaagACGATTGCAGGGGGGTCGTTCACAGGTGGGTCATTCAGATCCCTCAGGAAAGAATGTCTGAGGCAGGTGAATAGCGTTCACATGATACCCCCGTTTAAGCAAAGATGAACGAACTAGGACATGTCTTTCAACGTAGAAGATGCTAGGGGAGTGAAGCAGCCTCATAATGACCCCTTGGTCATAATGCTTACAATAGAAGGATTTAATATCAAGAGGATCCTCGTGAACAATGGTAGCTCCGCAGATATCATCTACCTTCCCGCTTTTCAGCAGTTGAAGCTAGATCCTGGAAGACTGCGGCCATTTGACGCTTGGTTTGGATCgattgccttttatttatttatttatttatttttttaaggttcatCATGATCattaagggcccgtttggtaatgttattctagtaatgatgtttgtattttttggaaattcatgtgggtaaaaaagtgtgaaaatacgtgtaatgtttaaacacaaaaaactgttgtttaagtgcaagtaccaaacaccccctaaatgTTTAGGAATATATCTTATACATTTTTGCATTACATGGGTTAAAGATgcaacattatttaaaaaaaaaaaaaaaaaagattccatCGACTGACAGTTCGTATTTGAACCTAAGATTTGTTAAAGCAACGCAAAATTGAAATTGgaaccatgtaactcttttttgggacatttttaattacaaatagaACCATgtcaataattttattattaatgatgTTTTTAGTGGCATGTTTTTTATTAACCATGTCAAATTGAGATTTATGTATTTGTGggtgtaaattttattgtgCTATCTCATCACATCCCTACGTTTTTCAATAATTGGAAAATGCAGCAATATAATAGAAAAGCCTTTAAGTATGCGCACATGCTAGTTTTTATTAATAACTAGCCATAGATCCACATGGTGTGtgagaatagataattattttgtaattgtggaattaatatataatttgttctctaaatTCTGTTAAAGATAATTTGCTCCCctttgaaatgaaaatatttataaaattatttcatcttCTCTACAAATATATTCTTCGAAATTATGTTATACTTTCTAAGTttaaaataagttaatcaaaTTCCTCACTCTCTTAACGGAGATTATCATAAATATTGCAGTTAATATTACTTAAATGATAGGCACACTCAAATGCATAatcaatattttgttttgatacaAATTCAATTCTCACCTCCAAAATAATCAAGTATTAATtcaaacaaaatccaaacaaagcTATAAGAGGGTGAGAGACTTGTGATAGAAAACTTTAAAATACTATACCAACACCTCAATCCAAAATTTATCCCCAGGATACAACCAACTGAACCAAGCTTATTACGTTCTGAAAATTGCAATTTTGGAGATGGTCAGaggatattttttgtttctaagaaagttttgaaagaagaagatatcGACAGTGAGAGTTATAATCATTTATATATCATGGGAAAGTTGTTATAACCATTAAAAACTATTTCCAATATTCACAATCATTTTCATTTCAACTGGTACAACTTTTGGCCCAAAAATtgccaaatttgaaaattatgcaTAATCTCGTATGACCCTCGTACATTCGAGTTTCATACGAACTCTTAGTTAATTTTGATGCAAAAGAAACTTGACAATCTCGTATGTTTTATAGACAACTTTTGTACATCCGAAATTCtataaactttgttttttcatttgattGCCATAGTTTTTGTCACTCTACCTCTACTAAAGATGAATTAATGCTTTTCATACTAAAAAAACTAGTTGCAGACCCATGCGATGcgtgagaataaataattacttTACAATTGTGGTTTGATGTATAACTCACTCTTTAAATTTTGTGGAAGATAGTTTTTTcactctaaaaattaaaaaatttctaaaattagtTTTAACCTATCAATTTttgcatatatattattttatttgatattatttctttttgagGTGGtccatatttttctaaatattatGGTAcgttatattttcatttttttttacaactaaaatcttaagtttcaaatatatttttcaaacttcTCATTTCTTAAAGGAGATTATGATGATAATTAAAACTCATTACAAAATTACACTTGATATAACTCAGATAGTTGATAgacatattaaaataaatagaaagattgtattttgatattatgtcaaacaaaaataaaacaaaaactataagaggaagagagaaggcTTGTGATGGAGAACTCAAAAACACACCACAAAATTGTATTTACCTAATATagtgttattaaaaaaaaaaaaaaatacaatggtTCATCAATCTAAAGTAAAGTTgcaataaagaataaataatagagagagagtgagaatactcacattttttgagagagacttgaattagataaatttatagaaaacaagatgagaagaagaatagtcaaaataaaatatgtacTCTCATCAAATTATCCAAGCCATGCTATGTAATttaataacattatattctttataCTCCCTCTGTCCcagtttgtttgtcctctattccattttgggatgtcccaaaatatctCGTATGTACAAGAGATGTATGCAAAATGTGCAATTTTCAAGTTTCTTTTGCATCAATATTTCCCAAGAATTTGTACGAAACATGAACGTACGAGTGTTGTAGGGGATTCTAAAGAATTTATGAATTTGacaatttgttgaaaaaaatttgttccaattgaaataaaaatgtttGTGAATGTTTGAAACAATTTATGGACAATTATAACTCCTTGCCCATGATATATAAATGATTGTAACTCTCACTTtgattgtcttcttctttaaaaaCTTTCATAGAAACACTAAAAATCCTGTGGAATTTCACCAAAATTTCTGTTTTTAGAACCtaataaacttggttgtatTCTGGGGATAAATTTATGGTAACCTTTTAGTAAATGTTGTGTGGGTGCATACATTGTCCTTTTAGTAAATGTTGTGTGGGTGCATACATTGTCTGAGACAAGTATTTTGTTAGGGCTCCAAATTATCAggtgttttgtttgattattgaatcattatattttttaatcatattttttaatactaaaaacGGGATGTTTAGTTCCAATTTTTGATATTGCTTAAATTCCATGGAATTTCAATCTGCTTTCCACTTAATGCCTCGGTACATTTTCGCTaaactttttgttagttgcatgAATTACGTATATAATTCTATCTGTGCCTTTGGAAAAGTTCAATGAATTAAAATTAGGGCAAAATCTAAGTATAATTCTTATACATTCagttttccaattaaattttgaCATTAGTTAAATTAATCAACCAGTGCAATATAAACAATGTAACCTTTTACaaatacaattaaattcaatacaatCATGTGTTTGAATGTAATTctgtatttgaatttaattgaaaacttaatatatgacacttaaaaaattgtatttaagttttgcTATTAAAGTTAATCCTATATTAGTTGGTCATTGTTTTCCCCTCTTTGTGGTTAGATCTTTTCCACTTCAAAACTTTAAAAGGGTTGGAGTATTGGGTTTGAATACCGTGCGGTATCCTATAAAACCAGAGCCGGCCGCTAGCTACGAGCAATTACACAAAGAGGAACAAAACATGGAGTTGCACATAATGTGGAAGTACATGTGACACCTTCCTGACCAAGTAGAACTAATATTCGCTACGTGTAAGAGTCATGTGACTAAACAAGCAGTGATTGTATAACATGAAGTACGGGCACAACAATAAAGCCATACATAAGactactttctttgttttttattcctCTGATGTTTATGCAGTGAGGAAGTTCGTAGATTCCGCAATGGATGTTTTTATTGTGCATGTCTGCTTTAAGCCTTGAACTGGTCTgaccaaaattaaaaagtctCTGTACGTAAATTTTTCACCACTACATAATTTTGAATCTATGGCTAATAGTTTGAAATAATTGAGAAGATagagggaaaaacaaacaagGAATTTAATGATCATAATTTATTGACCTATAGGATACTAATCCGGACCTTAATTATCACTTGAGGACTATATTCAACatgtcataactcataactaaTCATCACGGCCATAGGAATTTGTTATGGGCTTTTAGCTCGCTCGTATCTTATGTGTTGGTAATAAGAACAAAGGaacttttgatattgaaaaaatatttcagGAACAAAATTTTGGTACAAGCATCTATAAACTGCTATGGATACGGTAAGTAAAAACCTGTAACATAAGGCATGAGTATTTGACGTACATAGCATGCAAGTTATCAATTATCATATtgatataatataatttcatcTACGATGTTTCAATCTTgaccaaaaaagaaactttGATCTTTTACctcattaattaaaaaacatatctaatactatatataaaaacagaAGTATTTTCCTATAATTAAGACGGTATTGtcacataggaaaaaaaatgtctatCTAACTTTTAGCCATgttcacaattaaaaaaagataaattatattgtttcaCAATCTTAACACCGTTTGATAATTTCTCggtatataaaagaaaaataacctTAAAATACAATGGACACGGAGATAGAAATAGAGAATTTGAAGTAAAAGACCAAGCAAGcttaaaatttaagtttgacCTTAAATTACCTTTTGATTTCAATAGTGATATGACAGGGACTTTGGTTATGACCATATGGCGGGGAAAGCAATTCCAAGAAACTTAGAATAATACCACAATGGATTAAAAGATAGTATATCTTCCTTGAGAAGATCTTTAGAAGAATTTACTGTTTTAGGTGATCAGTATAATAGCCATAGCTAGGgcatatataaaattaattagttgaTATCAAATGGTgtattaaacaaataaatgatGTGTTGTATTCGGAGACATTAGTGATTTTCATGTCAGAGGCATATAAAAAACCAATACAAATTTACTAATAGTTTATATAAATCTCATCTACAAAGAATCCCTTATGGTGCTTGACTACTTGTTCAATATGTAAGTTgattttataaagaaatttcAACAGCTCCATGCATAACCTAGCTATTTTTGCCTAGAGAAAAGTATGCACATTATGCCCTTACAATGAACTCAATTTTTCCTGGCTTCCAACGAGGGCCCCTGTCGCCTTTTGACCCATGAGGACTATGCCGTCGGGGAGGTTAGGTCCTTCATTAAACCGACGGACATAGAGCCTTGTGATCTGTTGGGGACGGAGGACTTAGGGGCGTCAGCCCTTTTTGATCTCACCAGGGTATGCTTGCTACCTTTTGGTCAAACTgattttattttgctttgatAAACTTTGACTGATGGTTGTGTTCTTTTCTTAGGCCTTGGTGCGCGTCAAGGCCCTTCAAGACCGTTGTGTCGCGAAGGAGGGAGTCGTCATTCGGGTTCGGAAGCATAATACAAATCTGATGAATGAACAAGGGCAATACAAGGATGCTGTCCGTACGCTGAACCAAGAGCTGAAGGAAGTCAGGGAAAAGCTGGTGAAGGCAAACCGTTAGAATGACAAGCTCAAGGAGGAGGTGACGGATCTAGGCCAAAGGGTGCAGACGGCTGGGGCTGACGCGGTTCGAGACTTTAAAGCGACGCAATCGTTCATTGACTCTTGTGCCGAGTAATATGGCACTGGGTTTGACGATTGCCTTAAGCAGGTCGCGTCAGCATTCCCAGAGCTGGACTTGTCTGGAATTACAATGGATGATGGAGATGACGGCTCCTTTCTGCCTAATCCTACTCCGGAGTCTGACGGTGTCAATGTCCTAGCCCAGCCTGCTGCAAACCCTCCTACTCCTGCTTCCAATACTCCAGCTGCGATTGTAGACGTTGAAAATCAGCAAACTAACGGGAATCCTGCTAACGCTCCTGCTCCTTAGTTctctttatttgtattttaacctTGCATTTCAATCATTTTGCGAACatttattttgcaaacaatTGTTTAAGTGCctatttggttttcttgggGTTTTGTTTGTATACAGTTGTATTTATTACATGGCATGTTATTCCCGTCGCTTCATATTTTTAATCAGTGATTGAGCCAGACGAAGTCATGGTAAACATTCCCATCTGTTTTGGGAACCCCGTCAGTTTTTTTGAACTGGTTGGGAGACTCCGTCGGTATAGCCTTCTTTGCGACTTATGAGTGTATCCTTCTTATCTCGTCAGTTTCACGAGTTTTCCCCTTGGATTTTCGACCTTTTTAGTCATTTTTCAAGGTCCGTCAGCTTGGTTGCACTATCCAAGTGATGGTTCCGTTGCTTTTGGCCCGTCGGCTTTGCAGCTTCGCCCGTCAAATGTCACCATTTTTATTACTTTACTTACCTTAACGAGGCCGtcaattttctaattttcattCATCTTATGAGCTTAATGTAAGCCTGTTGGTTCTATAATGGCCCCATCTGTTTGGTGAGACCGTCAGCCTTTTAGCTTTAGTCTGTCATGGGCTTGATGAGCTTGTCATCTTTTGTAGGCCCGTTGGTTTTAGGATCTTGTCCATATAATGATAGCCTCATCGATCGTCAGCTTTTTAGTCCATGCGTTATGGACTTAGTTGTTTTGTTCACTGTTGTGAACTTAGTTGTCCACTTTTGTGAACTTTAAACTGTAGATTTCTAAAATAGATACTTCAACAATTTTTGAATAAACTCTTCTTATTACCATGCATTTGTAAATAACAGTAGTTCTAAAACCAAATCTTgccttttgggcttaaaatgaaaaataggtattgttgcaaaaaaactaaagtaaacAATAGAGCTGAGGAGTAAGACTAAAATTTGctgaaatgtaaataaaaaaggttgGTCTTCATGTTGCCGCTCCTACTGGTAATACTTTCGTAGGTGTTCGGTGTTCCATGGGTGCGGCAGCTTCTGTCCGTCTAACGTCTCCAGGTGGTAAGTgcctttcctttgccatgacgtaactcggtaaggtccttctGAATTGGGGCCAAgcttcccttgggtagggtccctagcggcgcccatgacctttctaagaacgAGATCCccaacttggaagtctctgtgtcggacctGAGAGTTGTAGTGTTTAGCCATGTGGTCCTGGTACctagcgagcctttgttctgccgCCGCCCTGATCTCGTCCACTAGGTCGAGCTGTAGTCGCATTACCTCGTCGTTTTTGTTCTTGTCATGGTTGTGCACCCTATAACTCGTGAGCCCAACTTCGGCCGGGATGACTGCTTCACTTCCGTACATTAGTCGGAACGGTGTCTCTCCTGTGGGTGTCCTTgccgttgtcctgtatgcccatagtatgcttggcaattcttcaggccatataccctttACCCCCTCGaaccgagtcttgataatcttaagTAAGGATCAGTTCGTGACTTCGACCTGGAGATTAgcctgagggtgggcgggggaggagtagtggttctttattcctaactgtgagcaaaaatcccggaaggagtcgttgtcgaattgcctCCCCTTGTCCGAGAAaaagactctaggaatgccaaacctgcatatgatgcatctccaGGCAAAGTTTTGTACGTTCTTCTCCGTAATGGTGGCcaaagcttcagcttccacccactttgtaAAGTAGCCAATGCCCACTACCAGGAACTTCAGTTGCCATACTGCTGTAGGGAATggtcccataatatctaacCCCCATTGTGCGAACAGCCATGTGGCCGTCATCGGGGTCAGCTCTTTGGTTGGTTGTCTAATAATATTGCTGAATCTTTGGCACTTGTCACAGGTCTTGACATCAGCCTCGGCGTCCTTTTGCATGGTGGGCCAACAGTACCCTGCTCTCACAAGCTTGTGCACCAATGACCTTGACCCTGAatggtttccgcagattccttcgTGTACCTCCCTCATGACGTAGTCTGCTTCTTCCGTACCCAAGTATCTCAGATATGGACGagagaagcctcttttgtacagggcatcttttattaagacgaACCTTGCCGCCTAGACCTTCAGCTTTCATACAGCCTCCTTTCCATCTGGTAACACCCCGTTTTTCAAGTATGAAATTAACGTCGCAGTCCAGCTACTGTCAGAGCCTATGTCCTGCACGTTGCTGGAATCTATTAGTGGCGAAAGTTgaacaaaagagagtacattaccagggatgaccatATGCTCTGCTGAAGCGGCCTTTGCGAGGCGATCGGCTCGCTCGTTTTCTCCTTTGGAGATTTGGACGATTTTGGCTTCTAGGTCATCTACTCTTGCCCTTACTTGATTAAGGTACCTCTTCATCCTTTCACCCTTGCACTCGTAGTCttcatttatttggttagtaATGACCAGAGAGTCGCAGTATATGACTACCCTCGCGGCTCCTActgctttggcgaggtcgagtCCTGCTATTAATgcttcgtactctgattcattgttggtaGCGGGACGGACCATACATTTAATTGTATCTCCTTTGGGCGATAGTAACACAATGCCTGCCCCTCCGGCTTGTCTGTTTGATGACCCGTCCGTATATATGCTCCAATGAGGGGATTCCTttgcccccttgtcttcgtcTTGAGTGAATTCTGCAATGAAGTCTGCGACGATCTGTCCTTTGATGGCAGTTCGTGGGCGGTATTGGATATCAAATTCGCTCAACTCTATAGCCCATAACGCCAGTCGACCCACGGCCTCAGGATTGCTCAGTGCTTGTCGCAAGGGCTTGTCAGTCAGGACATTCaccgtatgggcttgaaagtatggTTTGAGCTTACGGGCCGCCGTAACCAACGCAAAGGCAAGTTTCTCCACaggcgggtatctttcttcggcactGCGAAGTGCTCGGCTCGCGTAGTATATGGgcttttgtactttttctttttctctaactAAGGCAGCGCTGATGGCTGCAggggagacggctagatagagaaaaagctcttctcCTGGCTGTGACGGGCTCATCAGTGGTGGGGAGGAGAGATAAGCTTTCAACTCCTTGAATGCTTGCTGGCATTCGGCAGTCCACTTGAACGATCTCTTCAGCATGCGGAAGAAAGGCAAACATTTGTCCGTCACCCTTGACACGACCCAATTCAGTGCTACTATTTTTCCGTTGTGGCTTTacacctccttcacatttcttagTGGCGCCATCTCTATAATGGCCCAGATCTTGTCCGGGTTTGCTTCGATTCCCCTTTGGGACACCATaaatcctaggaattttcccGCCGTCACTTCGAAGGCGCAttttcctggattgagcttcatgttgtaagaaCAAAGGGTGTTGAATGTTTCTTTAAGATCTTCTAGATGGTCTTCATCCCTTCGGATTTTTACTAGCATGTCGTCAACGTAGACCTGGACATTCCTCCTAATTTGCTGCACgaatattttgttcataagTCTTTGGTACGTTGCGcccgcattcttcaggccgaagggcatcactttgtaacagaagaggccttgactGGTCACGAACGAAGTTTTCTCCTGATCAGCTTCGTGCATTCGGATTTGATTGTACCCcgagaaagcatccatgaagctcagcaactgGTGTCGGGCCGttgagtctactaggacgtcgacccttgggaggggatagctatctttagggtAGGATTTGTTaaggtcggtgaagtccacacacatctGCCACTTTTCGCTAGCTTTTTTGACCATTACCATGTTCGctagccaatcgggatagtatacttccctAATGAAGCTTGCTTCCTGTAGTTTGcggacttcttctgctatggccCGATCTCGTTTGGGGGCGAACACTTTCTTCTTCTGTGGGACAGGTGGAAAGGCGGGCGATACATTCAACCTGTGCACTATGACTGAAGGGTTTGTTCCtggcatatcttcatgactCCAGGTGAATACGTCTCGATTGCCTTtgaggaaggttatgagctTTTGACGGATTGCGGGGTTAGCGAgtgttccaattttggtcgtttGGCTAGGATCGGAACTGTCAAGGAGTATCTCTTCTAGCTTCTCTACTGGCTCCGTCACCGTCCGATGCTCTTCTATATTCAAGGCTTGAACTTGATCCTCCATCTCCATCATGGCTACGTAGCATTCGCGCGCGGCCATTTGACTTCCGCGCAGCTCCCTTACTTCGTAGTCGATAATGAACTTaatcattaggtggtaagttgaagTTACCGCCTTCCACGAATTGAGCGTGGGTCGTccgaggatagcgttgtaggcagacgagcaatcgaccaccaagaatgttaCATCCTTGGTTATCTGCTGGGGGTAATCGCCTACCATTACGGACAATGTGACCACGCCCAGGGGGAATACCCGGCTCCCTCCGAAGCCCACGAGCGGGGCATTTGTGTGAATCAATCGCTCCttgtcgatcctcatctgctggaaagCCAAGTAGTATAAAATATCTGCTGAGCTGCCATTGTCGACCaacacccggtgcatgttgtagtcttcTACCCGTAAGCTGACGACGAGCGCATTGTCATGCAGATGGTGAAGGCGTCGCGCATCCTCTTTTGAGAACTCGATTATGGGGCCTTCTCTTCATGCTATCTCCGGCATAGCCCCCGTCAACTGATCATTTTGTACCATCCAAAGGTAGGTTTTGCGGGCCTTTTTGGATGACCCGGCGGTAGCCGTTCCCCCTAcaatcatccttatgtcccTTATCGGGGGTCTCGGTCGCTTATTATCCCGTCGGGGGTGTTGGTCTTGTAGGGGTGGATCTGTTTTCTCCTTACTAACGAACTTCTACAgttttccttgtctgataagggcctcGATCTACTGCTTtaggtcatagcaatcagccgtATCGTGACCATAGTCACGGTGGAAGCGGCAATACTTATCCCTAGAACGTTTgttgggatcactcttcagctttccagGGAATGTCAGAGCCTcctcatccttgatttgcataaggacttgatctGTCGGGGCGGTCAACGGAGTGAAGCTCGTGAATCTTCCCCCCAGGGGCTTAGGGTGCCTCTCATCCGTTCGGTCTCCCGTCCTTGCTTTCTTTCGGCCTTGGTCCTGCCGAGTGTCTTCttgcctctctcttttctttggcCTCTCTTCTTGGGCCAATAACGCGTCTTCGGCTTTCATATACTTTGAGGCCCGGTAAAGTACTTTcgacatggtctttgggtcatttttatacagggagaacaaaaacttacccttcttTAGTCCATTCGTGAATGCTGCGACCAGTATcttatcgtcggcttcgtcgatcgagagtgccTCCTTATTGAAGCGGGATATGTAGGCTCTTAATGTTTcatcctctcgctgcttgatacTCATCAAGTAAGCCATAGACTTCTTGTACCGATGGCCTCTAATGAAGTACGTGGTAAATTGAGCGCCAAGTTCTTTGAAGGTGCTTATGGAGTTCGGTGTCagccggctgaaccaaattctcgtCGCGCCCTTTAGCGTtgtagggaaggctctacacatgaTCGCGtctgctactccttgaaggtgcatcagggtcttaaAGGTCTCTAGGTGGTCCAGAGGGTCCCTGACCCCGTCATAACTGTCTATCTGTAGCATGCAGAACTTACTCGGTAGGGCGAAGGAGTTGACGGGGGCGGTGAACGGCGAGTCagttcggttgacaaggtcATCAAGATCACTGGAcactcgccccttgagagcgttcatcataaCCTCCATTTATTCCTTCATCACCTGCATCTCTGCGATAATAGGTGGCGGAACCGTATCTGCGAGGGAAGGGAGGCTCACGTTCTGTCGCTCCGGTTTGCTCAGGGCATTATTGGCTTGGGGTCCCTCTTGGTTTCTTCTGTTAGcgctggttccttcttgatcaGCTCCTTGTTTTTTCGGTGCTGCGCTTTTCTGGTGCAGCTGCTCTTTCAGGTCGCGATTTTTTCTGGTGAGGCGTTCCACGGCCGTGGCGAGAGTCTTAACTTGCTTTTCGAGGGCGGTCGTGGGTGGTTCCTCTTCTTGAATGTTGTTAGCGGTTGCCATTGAACGGGTGAGCACCAtgcaactgatgatgccgaaaatatcaCCAGTAAGCCACACGGTCCTCGCGCGCTTCAAATAGCTCCTGCACAGCAAAAAGAAAGGACCTAGCAGAGAGCACCAGTGTtgtcacgacccaaatccatggaacatgaatttagatgcatgactaacctgctaaacttatataattctataaacataattaatccaaaataaatcaatactCCAAAGAAATAATACTCTTAAAAACCTCTTAcaaaaaaaagtctaaactcCCCAAATGGGAAATAATCTCCATAAAAACATGAATTACAAAATAAGGTAGCTAAAATTCTATAAGTCTTCAATGCATACTGAAGTCGTCTACAACTTCCAtgctctaccttgcaccttacaAAGCGACCCAACGGTTCTATGTTTCCAACTATACTTTAATCTGAAAAATAGTAATTGTTGGGGTGAGCCACACA
The DNA window shown above is from Quercus lobata isolate SW786 chromosome 7, ValleyOak3.0 Primary Assembly, whole genome shotgun sequence and carries:
- the LOC115952173 gene encoding uncharacterized protein LOC115952173, yielding MEVMMNALKGRVSSDLDDLVNRTDSPFTAPVNSFALPSKFCMLQIDSYDGVRDPLDHLETFKTLMHLQGVADAIMCRAFPTTLKGATRIWFSRLTPNSISTFKELGAQFTTYFIRGHRYKKSMAYLMSIKQREDETLRAYISRFNKEALSIDEADDKILVAAFTNGLKKVLYRASKYMKAEDALLAQEERPKKRERQEDTRQDQGRKKARTGDRTDERHPKPLGGRFTSFTPLTAPTDQVLMQIKDEEALTFPGKLKSDPNKRSRDKYCRFHRDYGHDTADCYDLKQ